A section of the Ovis canadensis isolate MfBH-ARS-UI-01 breed Bighorn chromosome 1, ARS-UI_OviCan_v2, whole genome shotgun sequence genome encodes:
- the ST3GAL3 gene encoding CMP-N-acetylneuraminate-beta-1,4-galactoside alpha-2,3-sialyltransferase isoform X3 produces the protein MTAIFPRFSKPAPMFLDDSFRKWARIREFVPPFGIKGQDNLIKAILSVTKEYRLTPALDSLSCRRCIIVGNGGVLANKSLGSRIDDYDIVVRLNSAPVKGFEKDVGSKTTLRITYPEGAMQRPEQYERDSLFVLAGFKWQDFKWLKYIVYKERVSASDGFWKSVATRVPKEPPEIRILNPYFIQEAAFTLIGLPFNNGLMGRGNIPTLGSVAVTMALHGCDEVAVAGFGYDMSTPNAPLHYYETVRMAAIRESWTHNIQREKEFLRKLVKARVITDLTSGI, from the exons GTTCTCGAAGCCAGCACCCATGTTCCTGGATGACTCCTTCCGCAAGTGGGCTAGGATCCGGGAATTTGTGCCGCCTTTTGGGATCAAAGGTCAAG ACAATCTGATCAAAGCCATCTTGTCCGTCACCAAAGAGTACCGCCTGACCCCCGCCTTGGACAG CCTCAGCTGCCGTCGCTGCATCATCGTGGGCAACGGAGGTGTCCTGGCCAACAAGTCTCTGGGGTCACGAATTGATGACTATGACATTGTGGTCAG ACTGAACTCAGCGCCAGTGAAAGGCTTTGAGAAGGACGTGGGCAGCAAAACCACACTGCGCATCACCTACCCCGAGGGCGCCATGCAGCGGCCCGAGCAGTACGAACGCGATTCCCTCTTTGTCCTCGCGGGCTTCAAGTGGCAGGACTTCAAGTGGTTGAAATACATCGTCTACAAGGAGAGAGTG AGTGCCTCGGATGGCTTCTGGAAATCTGTGGCTACTCGGGTGCCCAAGGAACCCCCCGAGATTCGCATCCTCAACCCGTATTTCATCCAGGAAGCCGCCTTCACCCTCATCGGATTGCCTTTCAACAACGGTCTCATGGGCCGTGGG AACATCCCGACCCTCGGCAGTGTGGCAGTCACCATGGCACTGCACGGCTGTGACGAGGTGGCAGTTGCAGGCTTCGGCTACGACATGAGCACACCCAATGCCCCCCTGCACTACTATGAGACCGTGCGCATGGCAGCCATCCGAGAG TCCTGGACACACAACATTCAGCGAGAGAAAGAGTTTCTGCGGAAACTGGTGAAAGCGCGTGTCATCACTGACCTAACCAGTGGTATCTGA